In the genome of Sciurus carolinensis chromosome 3, mSciCar1.2, whole genome shotgun sequence, one region contains:
- the Rad51d gene encoding DNA repair protein RAD51 homolog 4, translating to MGVLRAGLCPGLTQEMVQLLRSRGIKTVVDLAAADLEEVAQKCSLSYKALVALRRVLLAQFSSFPSNGADLYEELKTSTAILSTGIGSLDKLLDAGLYTGEVTEIVGGPGSGKTQVCLCVSANVAHSLQQNVLYIDSNGGLTASRLLQLLQARTQDEEEQAGALQRIQVVHAFDIFQMLDVLQDLRGTVTQQVRCSSGTVKVVVVDSVTAVVSPLLGGQQREGLALMMQLARELKTLARELSMAVVVTNHMTRDRDSGKFKPALGRSWSFVPSTRILLDVTEDAGASGSSQRTVCLTKSPRQPIGFQEVVDIGTWETPEESPVLQGEQT from the exons ATGGGCGTACTCAGAGCTGGACTGTGCCCCGGCCTCACCCAGGAGATGGTCCAGCTTTTGAGGAGCCGCGGCATCAAGACAG tggtGGACCTGGCTGCTGCCGACCtggaggaagtagctcagaaGTGTAGCTTGTCTTATAAG GCCCTGGTTGCCCTGAGGCGGGTGTTGCTGGCTCAGTTCTCCTCATTCCCCTCCAATGGCGCGGATCTCTATGAGGAACTGAAGACCTCCACTGCCATCCTGTCCACCGGCATTGGAAG CTTGGACAAACTGCTTGATGCCGGTCTCTATACAGGAGAAGTGACTGAAATTGTAGGAGGCCCAGGTAGTGGCAAAACCCAG GTTTGTCTTTGTGTGTCTGCAAATGTGGCCCACAGCCTGCAGCAGAACGTCCTATACATTGATTCTAATGGAGGGCTGACAGCCTCCCGCCTCCTCCAGCTACTCCAGGCTAGGACCCAGGATGAAGAGGAACAG GCAGGAGCTCTCCAGAGGATCCAGGTGGTGCATGCATTTGACATCTTTCAGATGCTGGATGTGCTGCAGGACCTCCGAGGCACTGTGACCCAGCAG GTGAGGTGTTCTTCAGGGACTGTgaaggtggtagttgtggactcaGTCACTGCAGTGGTCTCCCCACTTCTGGGAGGTCAGCAGAGAGAAG GCTTGGCCTTGATGATGCAGCTGGCCCGAGAGCTGAAGACCTTGGCCCGGGAGCTCAGCATGGCCGTGGTG GTGACCAACCACATGACCCGAGACAGGGACAGTGGGAAGTTCAAACCTGCTCTTGGACGTTCCTGGAGCTTTGTGCCCAGCACCCGAATTCTTCTGGATGTCACTGAGGATGCAGGAGCATCAGGCAGCAGCCAGCGCACAGTGTGTCTGACCAAATCTCCCCGTCAG CCAATAGGGTTCCAGGAGGTGGTGGACATTGGGACCTGGGAGACTCCAGAAGAGAGCCCAGTGTTACAGGGAGAGCAGACATGA